In Deltaproteobacteria bacterium, the following are encoded in one genomic region:
- a CDS encoding DUF6091 family protein — translation MRTRPTRWKTGLLLALLLALLPAGAALAEGGPPMKRRLCVFDPAGKAGDYYRIAADYRAAAAAWGLDLELLIRTEETLATQELSSGRCDAALMTGSRARRFNRFSGSVEAIGGLPNYEDLGELVKLLASPKAGEKLVDGKFQTVAIFPAGHLYLLFRDREHATLATIAGKRIATLTYDDVSRKMVELIGASTVPAEVSTFSGIFNNGSADACYSPVTAIAPLELLRGVGKKGGILRVSLAQITLQIVARTDVEWPADFPLSSRKYAAGAFEKTLRYPRKSEADLPAAAFIDATPETIAGYEDIFQRSRIALRESGVYDPTMLRLLRRIRCKRDPRRAECAQKLE, via the coding sequence ATGCGAACTCGCCCGACCCGATGGAAGACGGGGCTCCTCCTGGCTCTACTCCTCGCGCTCCTCCCCGCCGGCGCGGCCCTGGCCGAGGGCGGCCCCCCGATGAAGCGCCGCCTCTGCGTCTTCGACCCCGCCGGCAAGGCCGGGGACTACTACCGGATCGCCGCCGACTATCGCGCCGCCGCCGCGGCCTGGGGCCTCGACCTCGAGCTCCTGATCCGCACCGAGGAGACCCTCGCCACCCAGGAGCTCTCCTCGGGGCGCTGCGACGCCGCCCTGATGACCGGCTCGCGGGCCCGCCGCTTCAACCGCTTCTCGGGGAGCGTCGAGGCCATCGGCGGGCTGCCGAACTACGAAGATCTGGGCGAGCTGGTGAAGCTCCTGGCCTCCCCCAAGGCCGGCGAGAAGCTCGTCGACGGCAAGTTCCAGACGGTGGCCATCTTCCCGGCGGGGCACCTCTACCTCCTCTTCCGGGACCGCGAGCACGCCACCCTGGCCACCATCGCCGGCAAGCGCATCGCCACCCTGACCTACGACGACGTCTCCCGGAAGATGGTCGAGCTGATCGGCGCCTCGACGGTCCCCGCCGAGGTCTCCACCTTCTCGGGCATCTTCAACAACGGCTCGGCCGACGCCTGCTACTCCCCGGTGACGGCCATCGCCCCCCTCGAGCTGCTCCGGGGCGTCGGGAAGAAGGGCGGCATCCTCCGGGTCTCCCTCGCCCAGATCACCCTCCAGATCGTGGCCCGCACCGACGTGGAGTGGCCGGCGGACTTCCCCCTGAGCTCCCGCAAGTACGCCGCCGGAGCCTTCGAGAAGACCCTGCGCTACCCGCGGAAGTCGGAGGCGGACCTCCCCGCCGCCGCCTTCATCGACGCCACGCCCGAGACGATCGCCGGCTACGAGGACATCTTCCAGCGCTCGCGGATCGCCCTGCGCGAGTCGGGGGTCTACGACCCCACCATGCTCCGGCTCCTGCGGCGGATCCGCTGCAAGCGGGATCCCCGCCGGGCCGAGTGCGCCCAGAAGCTGGAGTAG
- a CDS encoding OmpA family protein, translating into MRRGYQLIGGLRAPGARALALGAALLALCWAPGRAAAQAAGLGPERGLDAQSFKPGLGGDAFLTLSGLAPPLAGRYHLSVGLDLAEGLMAIKIGEEKIGNLVRRQYQLRLAAAYAPSPRVELAAELPLVLYQAHGFDDLRDRVSFTDVEPDTMGIGDLRLLGRVHLMAREGRRWGLAATLELRGLTGETESFFGERGYAISPTIEAELDPTEALRLVVSAGYRFRTEPGRYLNLYQGDELLAAAGVAWSLPLLRSLAPELLGEVLLATPARAPFTFADADALKSPLELFVGLRARPAGAWELRVGLGRGLTLESGFGREALRVMALFSYRADVSPAPMQAECDVDRDGVPDRVDACPRVPGLVQFEGCPDTDEDAIPDFEDECPRTFGTASHKGCVPEGALAIYQAGRIVLLGAIRFDSGRATLRADSNPVLNAVARILHDHPELKHVQVDGHTDSQGNDAFNLDLSRRRAQTIVRYLVEQKVSADRLSSRGFGEERPIADNTTAIGRAKNRRGVFNVLEMDEPEATPDPDDD; encoded by the coding sequence ATGCGGAGGGGCTACCAGCTCATCGGGGGGCTTCGTGCCCCGGGTGCTCGCGCGCTGGCGCTCGGCGCCGCCCTGCTCGCGCTCTGCTGGGCGCCGGGCCGGGCCGCGGCCCAGGCCGCCGGCCTCGGACCCGAGCGCGGCCTCGACGCCCAGAGCTTCAAGCCCGGCCTGGGCGGCGACGCCTTCCTCACCCTCTCCGGCCTCGCCCCGCCCCTCGCCGGCCGCTACCACCTCTCGGTCGGGCTCGACCTCGCCGAGGGGCTGATGGCCATCAAGATCGGCGAGGAGAAGATCGGCAACCTCGTCCGGCGGCAGTACCAGCTCCGGCTGGCGGCCGCCTACGCCCCCAGCCCCCGGGTGGAGCTGGCGGCGGAGCTCCCCCTGGTCCTCTACCAGGCCCACGGCTTCGACGATCTGCGGGACCGGGTGAGCTTCACCGACGTCGAGCCCGACACCATGGGCATCGGTGACCTGCGCCTCCTGGGGCGCGTCCACCTCATGGCCCGGGAGGGGCGCCGCTGGGGCCTCGCCGCCACCCTCGAGCTCCGGGGCCTGACCGGCGAGACCGAGAGCTTCTTCGGCGAGCGGGGCTACGCGATCAGCCCGACGATCGAGGCCGAGCTCGACCCGACCGAGGCCCTGCGGCTGGTGGTCAGCGCGGGCTACCGCTTCCGCACCGAGCCGGGCCGCTACCTCAACCTCTATCAGGGGGACGAGCTGCTGGCGGCCGCCGGGGTCGCCTGGTCGCTGCCCCTGCTGCGCTCCCTGGCCCCCGAGCTCCTCGGCGAGGTGCTCCTCGCCACCCCGGCGCGGGCGCCCTTCACCTTCGCCGACGCGGACGCCCTCAAGTCCCCCCTCGAGCTCTTCGTGGGCCTGCGCGCCCGGCCGGCCGGGGCCTGGGAGCTGCGCGTGGGGCTCGGCCGCGGGCTGACCCTCGAGTCGGGCTTCGGCCGGGAGGCGCTGCGGGTGATGGCCCTCTTCTCCTACCGGGCCGACGTCTCACCCGCGCCGATGCAGGCCGAGTGCGACGTGGACCGGGACGGGGTCCCCGACCGGGTCGACGCCTGTCCCCGGGTGCCCGGCCTCGTGCAGTTCGAGGGCTGCCCCGACACCGACGAGGACGCGATCCCCGACTTCGAGGACGAGTGCCCCCGCACCTTCGGGACCGCCAGCCACAAGGGCTGCGTCCCGGAGGGCGCGCTCGCCATCTACCAGGCCGGCCGCATCGTCCTGCTGGGCGCCATCCGCTTCGACTCGGGCCGGGCCACGCTGCGGGCCGACTCCAACCCCGTGCTGAACGCCGTGGCCCGGATCCTCCACGATCACCCCGAGCTGAAGCACGTCCAGGTCGACGGCCACACCGACAGCCAGGGCAACGACGCCTTCAACCTCGACCTCTCGCGCCGCCGGGCGCAGACGATCGTGCGCTACCTCGTCGAGCAGAAGGTCTCGGCGGACCGGCTGAGCTCCCGGGGCTTCGGCGAGGAGCGCCCCATCGCCGACAACACCACGGCCATCGGCCGGGCCAAGAACCGGCGGGGCGTCTTCAACGTCCTCGAGATGGACGAGCCCGAGGCGACCCCCGACCCCGACGACGACTGA